From Cydia fagiglandana chromosome 6, ilCydFagi1.1, whole genome shotgun sequence, the proteins below share one genomic window:
- the LOC134665297 gene encoding odorant receptor 49b-like produces the protein MSQSKTDCMKYKSFNETFKFCSFALAFGLIYPNRKNVCLRSTLFSFVLLFNCGTLFWFMWYTVKCLWELDIYNSTRNITVGVIILLFVFKTYYVNFKTDMFAFLLEQITKDLLKGNNMDADYQEIYDYYIKEGMFGQKCYVWIPLILSSIFPTYAGVSMIYGSLTSDDFKKVMLHEMDLKYLEDKQYDFPYFELVFAYYFLGIYSMVPNFAGFDGSFCIATSHLRMKIKLMTHSVQKAFTDSKDILELRAKLKTCVKDHQEALEFYDLIQRLYGGWLFAVFLLTSFLISCNLYQIYLTGIDPRYTLFAATGVFHMYMPCYFASCLIELGEQSCTDVYCAKWESWADPTATKFLIFIMARAQKRLLLHGMGIVFFNMESFVSLMQTSYSFFTLITSK, from the exons ATGAGTCAATCGAAAACGGATTGTATGAAATATAAATCGTTTAATGAAACATTCAAGTTTTGCTCTTTTGCGCTCGCTTTTGGCCTAATTTATCCAAACCGAAAAAATGTGTGTTTAAGATCAACGCTTTTCTCCTTCGTACTGCTGTTTAATTGTGGGACTTTGTTTTGGTTCATGTGGTACACTGTCAAATGTTTGTGGGAACTAGACATTTATAACTCGACGAGGAATATAACGGTTGGAGTTATCATCCTGCTTTTTGTTTTTAAGACCTATTACGTAAATTTTAAAACGGATATGTTTGCATTTCTGTTAGAGCAAATAACGAAAGATTTATTGAAAGGAAACAACATGGATGCGGACTATCAAGAGATTTACGACTACTATATAAAAGAAGGCATGTTTGGTCAAAAATGTTACGTATGGATTCCCCTTATTTTGTCATCAATATTCCCTACATACGCTGGTGTAAGCATGATTTACGGAAGCTTGACGTCTGATGATTTCAAAAAAGTTATGTTGCATGAAATGGATTTGAAATATCTTGAAGATAAGCAATATGATTTTCCATATTTCGAATTAGTATTTGCATACTACTTTTTGGGGATTTATTCTATGGTTCCAAATTTTGCGGGCTTTGATGGATCGTTCTGTATTGCGACCAGTCATCTGCGTATGAAAATAAAGCTTATGACTCATAGCGTCCAAAAAGCCTTTACAGATTCGAAGGACATTTTAGAGTTGAGAGCGAAATTGAAGACTTGTGTTAAAGATCATCAAGAAGCGCTTGAGTTTTATGATCTCATTCAGAGATTGTACGGAGGCTGGTTATTCGCTGTATTTCTGCTGACTTCGTTTTTGATCTCTTGCAACCTGTATCAGATATATCTTACTGGCATTGACCCCAGGTACACTCTGTTTGCTGCCACTGGCGTATTTCACATGTATATGCCATGCTACTTCGCTAGCTGTTTGATTGAG TTAGGAGAACAGTCATGCACAGATGTCTATTGCGCTAAATGGGAGAGTTGGGCGGACCCAACTGCCACCAAGTTCCTGATATTCATCATGGCTCGAGCACAGAAGAGGCTGCTGTTACATGGCATGGGCATAGTATTTTTCAACATGGAGAGCTTTGTGTCGTTAATGCAGACATCTTATTCTTTCTTTACATTAATCAcaagtaaataa